In Clostridium sp. 'White wine YQ', the following proteins share a genomic window:
- a CDS encoding PH domain-containing protein, translating to MNKLLLKAFNYINYSETELNDYEAVSIDSDINLENRKKLIKEKIKIKNSLDCDNTVLSNLLDNEELLERFRGQSTAFSFWINMNAFNYRAYVPYMIRDIGQYYTFYLTNKRLVILETNQLQKIKKSLFIDLKDISKFEYKEKSYGFKFIIKFKRIEEKYDFRESYFLFGDYFKYSYRFKVSSKIARKIIPILDSTINYD from the coding sequence ATGAATAAGTTGCTTTTAAAAGCTTTTAATTATATTAACTACTCAGAAACTGAATTAAATGATTATGAAGCCGTTTCTATAGATTCAGATATAAACTTGGAAAATAGGAAAAAGTTGATTAAAGAAAAGATTAAAATTAAAAATTCTTTAGATTGTGATAATACTGTTCTATCAAACTTATTAGATAATGAAGAATTACTAGAAAGATTTAGAGGACAAAGTACAGCTTTTAGTTTTTGGATTAATATGAATGCCTTTAACTATAGAGCTTATGTACCTTATATGATTAGAGATATAGGGCAATATTACACCTTTTATTTAACCAACAAAAGACTTGTAATTTTAGAGACCAATCAACTCCAAAAAATCAAAAAAAGTTTGTTTATAGATTTAAAAGATATCTCAAAATTTGAATACAAGGAAAAATCTTATGGGTTTAAATTTATAATTAAATTTAAAAGAATAGAAGAAAAATACGATTTTAGAGAAAGTTATTTTTTATTTGGAGACTATTTTAAATATTCTTATAGATTTAAAGTATCAAGTAAAATTGCTAGAAAAATAATACCTATTTTAGATAGCACTATTAATTATGACTAA
- a CDS encoding sigma-70 family RNA polymerase sigma factor — MTDTKIINGLRDQDTKSLDLVIDNYGKLIYAVINNILDRSHNKNYIDECFDDILLNIWYNIDCFDENKGIFKNWIISIAKFKAIDYKRKFSRSQSNVDISSTDIAESSNIEEDLTLKEEYEELFKLIEKLGEVDRNIFLKKYINEESIEEISKELNLSPDYIYNRISRGKKKLQDMKRRLYYE, encoded by the coding sequence ATGACTGATACTAAGATTATTAATGGACTAAGGGACCAAGACACAAAGTCTCTTGATCTTGTTATCGATAACTATGGAAAACTTATTTATGCAGTAATTAATAACATCCTGGATAGAAGTCACAATAAAAACTATATTGACGAATGCTTTGATGATATCCTACTGAATATTTGGTATAACATTGATTGCTTTGATGAAAATAAGGGAATATTTAAGAATTGGATTATATCAATAGCCAAATTTAAAGCAATTGATTACAAGAGAAAATTTTCTAGATCTCAAAGTAATGTAGATATTAGTTCTACAGACATAGCTGAATCTTCTAATATTGAAGAAGATTTGACCTTAAAAGAGGAATACGAAGAATTATTTAAATTAATAGAAAAATTAGGTGAAGTAGATAGAAATATCTTTTTAAAGAAATATATTAATGAAGAAAGCATTGAAGAAATAAGTAAGGAATTGAACTTATCGCCTGATTATATTTATAACCGAATATCTAGAGGAAAAAAGAAATTGCAAGATATGAAAAGGAGGCTTTATTATGAATAA